The Cyclobacteriaceae bacterium genome includes a region encoding these proteins:
- a CDS encoding GNAT family N-acetyltransferase gives MKAITHQSKDNRTFIVRKPIEQDAAGIISYSKVLFKSTDQVLTTVEEYTITIENEKIWIKTLNDNPRSHVLVAELDNQIVGLLFFMPNTKIKNAHTGEFGVSVHPDFQGIGIGRALIQALLDWAKGNESIEKVYLNVFATNEHAIKLYKDLGFVEEGRHVKAIKQVTGEYLDIVQMYVEVR, from the coding sequence ATGAAAGCAATCACCCACCAGTCAAAAGACAACAGGACTTTTATAGTAAGAAAACCCATTGAGCAGGATGCTGCCGGCATTATCAGCTATTCTAAGGTATTGTTTAAGTCAACCGACCAGGTACTGACAACGGTGGAAGAATACACGATCACCATTGAGAATGAAAAGATCTGGATCAAGACGTTAAATGATAACCCAAGGTCACATGTATTGGTGGCGGAGCTCGACAACCAGATTGTTGGATTGCTTTTCTTTATGCCCAATACGAAAATAAAGAATGCGCATACGGGAGAGTTTGGTGTCAGCGTTCACCCCGACTTTCAGGGAATTGGAATCGGTCGCGCGTTGATCCAGGCACTACTGGATTGGGCGAAGGGCAATGAGAGTATTGAGAAAGTATATCTGAATGTGTTTGCTACAAATGAGCATGCGATAAAACTTTATAAAGATCTGGGCTTTGTGGAAGAGGGGAGGCATGTGAAGGCTATCAAGCAGGTGACGGGGGAGTATCTTGATATTGTTCAGATGTATGTTGAGGTGAGGTAA
- a CDS encoding M61 family metallopeptidase has translation MTKIISLLITTWLMCLANQSPAQQMPLINYTVSVPQPATHKYHVELRTQGWNKDTLVLKMPKWMPGYYQIMDYAKSVENILIKDEKGKDFSFQRVSDNTLRISGIRSKTMILSYDVMTTKQFVANSYVDSEHAYLIPANSFFYVEEFLHLPVQVEIATTPWSTIATGLEPTNKANHFTVDNFDILYDCPILIGNLEVLPSFKINGIEHRFMGYKLGTFDKVDFMEKLKRTTEAAVAVIGDIPFKQYTYIAIGPGRGGIEHLNNTTVSFDGTSLSNAATINRMMNFLAHEYFHHYNVKRIRPFELGPFDYEKGSKTNLLWVSEGLSVYYEYLIVRRAGLMDERELLDNLEKNINAYENNPGRFYQSLTQASYNTWKDGPFGTQGDEPGKSISYYDKGPVVGMLLDFAIRHATQNKKSMDDVMKVLYWKYYKEKGRGFTDAEFEQTCEEVAGSSLARLFEYVYTTRELDYSIYLGYAGLKLEQVPTVGDDKKQGKKFTLGRIENPDALQMSILRSWQGEK, from the coding sequence ATGACGAAAATTATTTCTCTGTTGATAACAACGTGGCTCATGTGTCTGGCCAACCAATCGCCGGCACAGCAGATGCCTCTGATCAATTACACTGTTTCGGTGCCGCAGCCTGCTACCCATAAGTATCATGTAGAACTCCGCACGCAAGGCTGGAATAAGGATACCCTTGTTTTGAAAATGCCCAAATGGATGCCGGGTTATTATCAGATCATGGATTATGCAAAGTCGGTTGAAAATATTCTCATAAAAGATGAAAAGGGAAAAGACTTCTCTTTTCAGCGGGTAAGTGATAACACATTACGCATTTCAGGAATCAGAAGCAAAACAATGATCCTGAGTTATGATGTGATGACGACCAAACAATTTGTGGCAAATAGTTATGTCGACAGTGAGCATGCTTATTTAATACCTGCCAATTCTTTTTTCTATGTAGAGGAGTTTCTTCACTTGCCTGTGCAAGTAGAAATTGCAACCACACCCTGGAGTACTATTGCCACAGGATTGGAACCAACCAATAAAGCCAATCACTTCACAGTCGATAATTTTGATATCCTCTACGATTGTCCGATCCTGATTGGAAATCTTGAAGTACTGCCCTCCTTTAAAATAAATGGAATTGAACATCGGTTTATGGGCTACAAGCTCGGAACCTTTGATAAGGTTGATTTTATGGAGAAGTTGAAACGAACGACAGAAGCCGCTGTGGCTGTCATCGGAGATATTCCATTTAAACAATACACTTACATTGCTATTGGTCCGGGCAGGGGAGGTATCGAACATCTGAACAACACCACTGTCAGCTTTGATGGAACCAGTCTCAGCAATGCTGCGACCATCAACAGGATGATGAATTTTCTGGCTCACGAGTATTTTCATCATTACAATGTAAAACGCATCCGGCCATTTGAACTCGGACCTTTTGATTATGAAAAGGGAAGTAAGACAAATCTCCTTTGGGTAAGCGAAGGATTGTCTGTTTACTATGAATATTTAATTGTAAGGAGAGCCGGACTTATGGATGAGCGTGAATTACTTGATAATCTGGAAAAGAACATCAATGCATACGAGAATAATCCGGGACGCTTCTATCAATCCCTGACCCAGGCCAGTTACAACACATGGAAAGACGGCCCGTTTGGAACGCAGGGTGATGAGCCGGGTAAATCTATTTCCTATTACGACAAAGGTCCGGTTGTGGGAATGCTTTTGGATTTTGCTATTCGTCATGCCACACAAAATAAAAAGTCAATGGACGATGTGATGAAAGTATTGTATTGGAAATATTACAAAGAGAAGGGGCGGGGATTTACCGATGCTGAGTTTGAACAAACCTGTGAGGAAGTTGCAGGATCCTCGTTGGCAAGGCTATTTGAATATGTGTACACCACTCGTGAGCTTGATTATAGTATATATTTGGGCTATGCAGGATTGAAGCTGGAGCAAGTGCCAACTGTTGGTGATGATAAGAAGCAGGGCAAAAAATTCACGCTTGGTCGTATCGAAAACCCGGATGCGCTGCAGATGTCTATTCTTAGATCATGGCAGGGTGAGAAGTGA
- a CDS encoding DUF2306 domain-containing protein — protein MDVPIKILTWVFWFLIISLSVYFFYYNVIVYFLGYRSTLFGDSFFHNQLWVSLHMAGGTLILLLGPVQFWNWFRNKFTHIHRLLGKIYLIGAGLAGFSALGISLISTCLPCRVSLFLLAVLMIVSSAFAWITIKQHNIKAHKQFVIRSYICALAFVTVRIDGIVPLDFLFSNIEDPIFRRTVNEYFFSFVPLIIAEIIMTWLPAVKKKQAL, from the coding sequence ATGGACGTACCAATCAAAATACTGACCTGGGTTTTCTGGTTTCTGATCATCAGCCTGTCAGTCTATTTTTTTTATTACAACGTCATTGTTTATTTCCTTGGCTACAGAAGCACACTATTCGGAGACTCTTTTTTCCATAATCAACTTTGGGTTTCGTTGCACATGGCAGGCGGGACGCTCATCCTTTTATTAGGACCTGTTCAATTCTGGAACTGGTTTAGAAATAAATTCACTCACATTCACCGGTTGCTGGGAAAGATATACCTGATAGGTGCTGGTCTCGCCGGCTTCTCCGCATTGGGAATTTCACTGATCAGCACTTGTCTGCCTTGTCGCGTCTCCTTATTCTTACTGGCAGTGTTAATGATTGTGTCGAGTGCGTTCGCCTGGATCACGATCAAACAACATAACATAAAAGCTCACAAACAGTTTGTGATCAGGAGCTACATTTGTGCGCTTGCATTTGTGACCGTGAGAATTGACGGGATCGTTCCCCTCGACTTTTTATTCAGCAATATTGAAGACCCGATCTTCAGAAGAACAGTGAATGAATATTTCTTTTCATTCGTGCCTCTTATCATAGCAGAAATAATAATGACGTGGCTGCCGGCTGTTAAAAAGAAACAAGCTTTATAA